Proteins found in one Alicyclobacillus cycloheptanicus genomic segment:
- the recG gene encoding ATP-dependent DNA helicase RecG — translation MLRETPVSHVAGIGRAKEKALAELGIHSVFDLLHHFPVRYEDRSIRPFESFEDGAKVTARAVVEGQPRVRWHGGKRSVLSVPLRIDQRFRVTGMWFNQPYLSQKLTDGRMVLVHGKYDRDRNVIVVSHTDFSMSASDAVGAFVPVYRTGQGITSAQMQALIARALQQFGEAVDDVLPHAFLQKYRLVTHLEAIRLIHAPKSAEELRQAHRRLAFEEFFLFQLQLQWFRAQQHQVFEGVARVVPTDAFERFCASLPQPLTAAQVRACQAVAADMARPRAMARLLQGDVGSGKTWVAFWAAYATFRTGAQTALMAPTEILAEQHYHNAQERLVPLGMRVRLLTGSTPSSERTAVLQALANGGIDLLVGTHALLTEDVVLQNLGLVITDEQHRFGVSQRSLLRAKGHTPDVFMLTATPIPRTLALAVYGDLDVSVLDELPAGRRPVETRWLPMQKEEEALRLARRELARGRQVYVVAPLVEQSEQLADVQSAAQLADNLKDAFAGYTVGLLHGKMSTRDKEAVMRDFVAGNIHVLVSTTVIEVGIDVKAATVMLVYHAERFGLAQLHQLRGRVGRGSAQSYCILLSDAEGEVAKRRLQTLVETTDGFVIAERDLELRGPGEFLGVRQSGLPEFTVGDIARDFRIMEVAREEASRLLANHDFWLLPKFARLRAEIEKVPEQSYYRD, via the coding sequence ATGCTTCGGGAGACCCCGGTTTCCCACGTCGCAGGCATAGGACGAGCGAAGGAAAAGGCGCTGGCCGAACTCGGCATTCACAGCGTCTTTGATTTGCTGCATCACTTTCCTGTCCGGTACGAAGACCGGAGCATTCGCCCCTTTGAGTCGTTCGAGGACGGCGCCAAGGTGACGGCCAGGGCGGTGGTGGAGGGTCAGCCGCGGGTCCGCTGGCACGGCGGCAAGCGGTCAGTGTTGTCGGTGCCGCTGCGCATCGACCAGCGGTTTCGCGTGACGGGGATGTGGTTTAACCAGCCGTACCTGAGTCAGAAGCTGACCGACGGCCGGATGGTGCTCGTGCATGGGAAGTACGATCGCGATCGCAATGTGATTGTGGTCAGTCACACGGACTTTTCGATGTCCGCCAGCGACGCGGTGGGCGCGTTTGTGCCGGTGTACCGGACCGGGCAGGGCATCACGTCGGCGCAGATGCAGGCACTCATTGCCCGAGCTTTGCAGCAATTTGGGGAGGCCGTCGACGATGTGCTGCCGCATGCATTCTTGCAAAAATACCGTCTCGTCACGCATCTGGAAGCCATCCGGTTGATTCATGCCCCCAAATCGGCGGAGGAACTGCGGCAGGCGCACCGGCGCCTGGCCTTCGAGGAATTCTTTCTCTTCCAGCTTCAGCTGCAGTGGTTTCGGGCGCAGCAGCATCAAGTCTTCGAAGGCGTTGCCCGGGTCGTCCCGACGGATGCGTTCGAGCGGTTTTGCGCCTCGCTCCCGCAGCCGCTGACCGCGGCCCAGGTGCGGGCGTGCCAGGCGGTGGCTGCGGACATGGCCCGGCCCCGCGCGATGGCGCGGCTCCTGCAGGGGGATGTGGGTTCCGGCAAAACGTGGGTGGCGTTCTGGGCGGCCTACGCCACGTTTCGGACGGGCGCACAGACCGCCTTGATGGCGCCCACGGAAATCCTGGCCGAGCAGCACTACCACAATGCGCAGGAACGGCTGGTCCCGCTGGGGATGCGCGTCCGGCTGCTGACGGGCAGCACGCCGTCATCCGAACGGACGGCCGTGCTGCAGGCGCTGGCGAACGGCGGGATCGACCTGTTGGTGGGTACCCATGCCTTGTTGACGGAGGACGTGGTGCTTCAAAACCTGGGCCTCGTCATCACGGACGAGCAGCACCGCTTTGGCGTTTCCCAGCGCTCCCTGCTGCGGGCCAAGGGGCACACCCCGGATGTCTTTATGCTGACCGCGACACCCATCCCGCGAACGCTGGCGCTGGCCGTCTACGGCGATTTGGATGTCTCCGTACTGGATGAACTGCCGGCCGGCAGACGCCCCGTCGAGACGCGCTGGCTGCCGATGCAGAAGGAAGAAGAAGCGCTCCGGCTGGCTCGGAGAGAGCTTGCCCGCGGCCGGCAGGTGTATGTGGTGGCGCCGCTGGTCGAGCAGTCTGAGCAGCTGGCGGACGTGCAGTCGGCTGCGCAGCTCGCAGACAACCTCAAGGACGCGTTTGCGGGCTACACGGTGGGGCTCTTGCACGGCAAAATGAGCACACGCGACAAAGAGGCCGTGATGCGGGACTTTGTCGCTGGAAACATCCACGTGTTGGTGAGTACCACGGTGATTGAAGTGGGGATTGATGTGAAAGCTGCAACGGTGATGCTGGTGTACCACGCCGAACGGTTTGGGCTGGCCCAGCTTCATCAGCTGCGGGGACGGGTGGGGCGCGGCAGCGCGCAAAGCTACTGTATTCTGCTGTCAGATGCTGAAGGCGAGGTCGCCAAGCGGCGGCTGCAGACGCTGGTGGAAACCACCGACGGCTTTGTCATTGCCGAGCGTGACCTGGAACTGCGCGGCCCCGGAGAGTTCCTGGGGGTGCGGCAAAGCGGTCTGCCCGAATTCACCGTCGGGGACATCGCGCGCGACTTTCGAATCATGGAAGTGGCGCGCGAGGAAGCCAGCCGCTTGTTGGCAAATCACGATTTTTGGCTGCTGCCGAAATTCGCCCGGCTGCGTGCGGAAATCGAGAAAGTGCCAGAACAATCCTATTATCGCGATTAA
- a CDS encoding DAK2 domain-containing protein has translation MSLEDRLDGTAFAQLLRAGHARLKQHVDVVNALNVFPVPDGDTGTNMELSLASGVARLAERDEWPLGSAAQALAAGLLMGARGNSGVILSQLFRGFLKVTQRVDALDIETFAAALQEGVQIAYRAVSKPVEGTMLTVAREAAAAGVREARHATSFAAWMASVYDAAKTALERTPEQLAVLKEAGVVDSGGQGLVYIYEGFLAWLQGDVAVDTPVETARHAAAPRNDALDFAAAQIDHDGEYGYCTEVLVRVAEMSTEDAERQLRERLGTYGDSLLVVGADDLVKVHVHTLHPGRVLEDAIALGPLVKIKIDNMTEQHADIRGTAEPLHPEASAEGKTDGKAAGKAVAIVAVAAGEGLQRVFASLGADVVIAGGQTMNPSTEDIVEAVRSTASVETIVLPNNKNIVMAANQAREVLGRHVHVVPTTSIPEGIAALMSFHPEDSVADNTRRMTEAIRRVHAGQVVRAVRDSVYQDRAIKANQFLGLVNQELMDVQDDRLAVAMNVIRAMGGMDAELLTVFYGSGVPEEEVNQLCEDVQQTFGLEVERQYGGQPVYDYIFALE, from the coding sequence ATGTCTTTAGAGGACCGTCTTGATGGTACCGCGTTTGCACAGTTGCTGCGGGCAGGTCATGCCCGGCTCAAACAGCATGTGGATGTGGTAAACGCGCTCAATGTGTTTCCCGTTCCGGACGGAGACACAGGAACGAACATGGAACTTTCCCTTGCTTCCGGGGTTGCGCGGCTGGCGGAGCGCGACGAGTGGCCGCTCGGCAGCGCGGCGCAGGCGCTGGCGGCTGGGTTGTTGATGGGGGCGCGCGGCAATTCCGGCGTGATTCTCTCGCAGTTGTTTCGCGGCTTCCTGAAGGTCACGCAGCGGGTGGATGCGCTGGACATCGAGACCTTTGCGGCGGCGCTGCAGGAGGGTGTTCAGATTGCCTATCGGGCGGTTTCCAAGCCGGTGGAAGGCACGATGCTGACGGTGGCCCGCGAGGCTGCTGCGGCGGGGGTGCGCGAGGCGCGCCATGCCACGAGTTTTGCAGCGTGGATGGCGTCGGTATACGATGCGGCGAAAACGGCGCTGGAGCGTACGCCCGAACAGCTGGCCGTTTTGAAGGAAGCGGGCGTGGTCGATTCCGGGGGACAGGGCCTGGTATACATCTATGAGGGTTTTTTGGCCTGGCTGCAAGGGGATGTGGCCGTTGATACTCCGGTGGAAACGGCGCGGCACGCGGCGGCCCCGCGGAACGACGCATTGGATTTTGCAGCTGCACAGATCGATCACGACGGCGAATACGGGTACTGCACAGAAGTGCTCGTCCGTGTGGCGGAGATGTCGACGGAAGACGCCGAGCGGCAGTTGCGGGAACGGCTCGGCACGTATGGGGACTCCCTGTTGGTGGTAGGCGCGGACGACCTGGTCAAGGTGCATGTTCATACCCTTCACCCGGGAAGGGTGTTGGAAGATGCCATTGCGCTCGGACCGCTGGTCAAAATTAAGATTGACAACATGACCGAACAGCATGCGGACATTCGGGGTACTGCGGAGCCGTTGCACCCGGAAGCGTCGGCTGAGGGGAAGACGGACGGCAAGGCAGCGGGGAAGGCGGTCGCGATTGTCGCGGTCGCGGCCGGAGAGGGCCTGCAGCGGGTGTTTGCGAGCCTGGGTGCGGACGTCGTGATCGCCGGCGGGCAAACAATGAACCCGAGCACCGAGGACATCGTGGAAGCGGTGCGGTCGACGGCCAGCGTCGAGACCATCGTGTTACCCAACAACAAGAACATTGTGATGGCGGCGAATCAGGCGCGCGAGGTGCTTGGCCGCCATGTGCATGTCGTGCCGACGACTTCCATTCCGGAAGGCATCGCCGCGCTCATGTCGTTTCACCCGGAGGATTCCGTCGCGGACAACACGCGCCGGATGACCGAGGCGATTCGCCGAGTGCACGCGGGGCAAGTGGTTCGCGCAGTGCGCGACAGTGTCTATCAAGACCGTGCCATCAAAGCGAATCAGTTCTTGGGGCTGGTCAACCAGGAACTGATGGACGTACAGGACGACCGGCTGGCGGTCGCGATGAACGTCATTCGCGCGATGGGCGGCATGGATGCGGAATTGTTGACTGTTTTCTACGGGTCCGGCGTGCCCGAGGAAGAGGTCAACCAACTGTGTGAGGATGTCCAACAGACCTTTGGGCTGGAGGTTGAACGGCAGTACGGCGGTCAACCGGTATACGACTACATCTTTGCGTTGGAGTGA
- a CDS encoding Asp23/Gls24 family envelope stress response protein, translating into MPKTMETALGTITIAEDVVATLAGLAAMDCYGLVGMASRRQVKDSLSELLGRDNPGKGVEVRIDNDFVEVDLYIIVSYGTNIYEVAQNVREKVRYVLNQSIGIQVDRVNILVQGVRVTVPDR; encoded by the coding sequence ATGCCGAAGACGATGGAAACCGCATTAGGAACGATTACCATTGCCGAGGACGTTGTCGCAACACTGGCGGGGCTCGCTGCAATGGATTGTTATGGCCTGGTTGGCATGGCGTCGCGCAGACAGGTCAAGGATAGCTTGAGTGAACTGCTGGGCCGGGACAATCCGGGGAAGGGTGTGGAGGTCCGCATTGACAATGATTTTGTCGAAGTGGACTTGTACATCATCGTCAGTTATGGAACGAACATCTACGAAGTCGCGCAAAATGTACGGGAGAAAGTCCGATACGTACTGAATCAGTCGATCGGCATTCAAGTCGATCGCGTCAACATCTTGGTGCAGGGCGTACGTGTTACCGTACCTGATCGCTAG
- the pknB gene encoding Stk1 family PASTA domain-containing Ser/Thr kinase, with product MTIKRLGGRYELETVIGGGGMAVVYKALDTLLNRTVAVKMLRAQYAGDEEFVNRFRQEAQSAARLSHPNIVSLYDVGMSEGEYYIVMEYVNGPTLKDVIRERAPLPVPEALDITQQICDALAHAHDHRIIHRDVKPHNILLTQSGQVKVTDFGIARAVTGNTITLQHDTSVLGSVHYFSPEQARGGAASVKSDIYSVGVVLYEMLTKQLPFSGDSPVSVALKHLRDRFVDPRDINPDIPQSVENIILRCLVKRPEARYPDMRAVKADLQTALDNPDVPKFVTPADTTTEETIAIPAIGGTRAAISSSSDGQAADPQPKKRRKWWKSLMWTGVGLAVLCVGALAAYYIVMDLVQVPNVTMPNVIGKTEQQAITILVKDGFSRGQIHTQQAASAQQPQGHVYAQTPPASEQVKPTRDVYLYISTGQAKIQVPDVTGLPAGQAYTTLQNDGFTNIKDVQVQSAEVPAGDVVASNPPANSKVTPNTPITLQVSQGAETSVPDVIGMTLSEATNALKQAHLQLGQVNQIAYPAAPDGSVFNTFPYKPGDQVPAGTTIDLWVATNSGTANNTTGNETGSGGGNAANATNTTNTSLDNLPPDTHVRPVTIRVPDKNGKPIQVLIDKSDAVSSNEAAVNQTITKDSTWTITLYLTPDSQGEIQVYENGKLKQDYPVQY from the coding sequence ATGACCATCAAGCGTCTGGGTGGACGTTACGAACTCGAGACCGTGATTGGCGGCGGCGGAATGGCCGTCGTCTATAAGGCGCTTGACACCTTGCTGAACCGCACCGTTGCGGTGAAAATGCTGCGCGCGCAGTACGCCGGCGATGAAGAATTTGTGAACCGCTTCCGCCAGGAGGCCCAGTCGGCGGCGCGTCTGTCCCACCCGAACATCGTGAGTCTGTACGACGTCGGCATGTCCGAAGGCGAGTACTACATCGTCATGGAGTATGTCAACGGGCCCACCTTGAAGGACGTGATTCGCGAACGGGCGCCGCTGCCGGTTCCCGAAGCGCTGGACATCACGCAGCAAATTTGTGATGCGCTGGCACATGCACATGACCACCGCATCATTCACCGGGACGTGAAGCCCCACAACATTCTGTTGACGCAGTCGGGCCAAGTGAAGGTGACGGACTTCGGCATCGCACGCGCGGTCACGGGCAACACGATTACCCTGCAGCATGACACGTCCGTGCTCGGGTCTGTGCACTACTTCTCGCCTGAGCAGGCGCGAGGCGGGGCGGCCAGTGTCAAGAGCGACATCTACTCGGTCGGCGTGGTCCTGTACGAGATGCTGACCAAGCAGCTGCCGTTCTCCGGTGATTCGCCGGTCAGTGTGGCGCTCAAACACTTGCGGGATCGGTTTGTTGATCCGCGCGACATCAACCCAGACATCCCGCAGAGCGTGGAGAATATCATTTTGCGCTGTCTGGTCAAACGTCCGGAGGCGCGTTATCCGGACATGCGTGCCGTGAAGGCTGACTTGCAGACGGCACTGGACAACCCGGATGTGCCCAAGTTCGTGACGCCGGCGGATACAACAACCGAGGAGACCATCGCGATCCCGGCGATTGGCGGTACCCGGGCGGCCATCTCCTCCTCCTCGGATGGACAGGCGGCGGATCCGCAGCCGAAGAAGCGCCGCAAGTGGTGGAAGAGCCTGATGTGGACCGGTGTGGGGCTGGCCGTTCTGTGTGTCGGTGCGCTGGCCGCTTACTACATTGTCATGGATCTCGTCCAGGTACCCAACGTCACGATGCCCAACGTGATTGGCAAAACGGAACAGCAGGCCATCACGATTTTGGTCAAAGATGGGTTTTCGCGCGGACAGATTCACACGCAGCAGGCGGCAAGTGCCCAGCAGCCGCAGGGGCATGTGTACGCACAGACGCCGCCAGCGTCTGAACAGGTGAAGCCGACACGGGACGTTTATTTGTACATTAGTACGGGCCAGGCCAAGATTCAGGTGCCGGATGTCACGGGACTTCCGGCTGGGCAGGCGTACACCACGCTGCAGAACGACGGTTTCACGAACATCAAAGATGTGCAGGTGCAAAGTGCGGAGGTGCCGGCCGGCGACGTGGTTGCGTCCAATCCGCCGGCGAATTCGAAGGTGACCCCGAACACGCCGATTACCTTACAAGTCAGCCAGGGCGCGGAGACTTCGGTGCCCGACGTGATTGGAATGACCCTGAGTGAAGCGACCAACGCGCTCAAACAGGCGCACTTGCAGCTCGGCCAGGTCAACCAGATTGCCTACCCCGCGGCACCGGATGGCTCGGTCTTCAATACCTTCCCGTACAAACCTGGTGACCAAGTGCCAGCCGGAACAACCATTGACTTGTGGGTGGCGACCAATTCGGGCACAGCCAACAACACGACGGGGAACGAGACGGGCAGCGGCGGCGGAAATGCGGCCAACGCCACGAATACAACGAATACATCGCTCGACAACCTGCCGCCCGACACGCACGTGCGGCCCGTGACGATTCGCGTGCCGGACAAAAACGGCAAGCCGATTCAGGTGCTGATTGACAAGTCGGACGCGGTCTCGAGCAATGAAGCAGCCGTGAACCAGACCATTACGAAGGACAGCACCTGGACCATTACGTTGTACTTGACACCGGACTCCCAAGGGGAAATCCAGGTGTACGAAAACGGCAAGCTGAAGCAGGATTACCCGGTTCAGTATTAG
- a CDS encoding Stp1/IreP family PP2C-type Ser/Thr phosphatase produces the protein MLYAARSHIGLVRQMNQDGFAVHTDVLPWRLLIVADGMGGASAGEVASQIAVGEVSRVILSRLPEGHVDPAELLREAIFSANQRIWETAKENPAYVGMGTTIVSVLTDGETLVFAHVGDSRGYLWRNHTLQQVTHDHSLVAELVRRGQLTEEEALVHPQRNIVTRSLGTSENSYPDLDILTWHPGDALLLCSDGLSNLVGSDELSTHLAQAASVTSQDEIERIADSLLKLALERGGPDNITLIVAAHGDGGGQA, from the coding sequence ATGCTGTATGCCGCCAGGTCACACATCGGACTGGTCAGGCAAATGAATCAGGATGGATTTGCCGTTCATACGGATGTACTGCCGTGGCGGCTGCTGATTGTCGCGGACGGGATGGGCGGAGCCTCTGCTGGAGAAGTGGCCAGTCAAATCGCCGTGGGAGAAGTGTCGCGCGTGATTTTGAGCCGCCTGCCAGAAGGCCATGTCGACCCAGCGGAGCTGCTGCGTGAAGCCATCTTTTCCGCCAACCAGAGAATTTGGGAGACCGCCAAAGAGAATCCGGCCTACGTCGGGATGGGAACGACCATTGTGTCGGTTTTGACGGATGGGGAGACGCTGGTCTTTGCCCACGTGGGCGACAGCCGCGGCTATTTGTGGCGGAATCACACACTTCAACAGGTGACGCACGACCATTCACTGGTCGCCGAACTGGTGCGCCGCGGACAGTTGACGGAGGAGGAAGCACTCGTCCACCCGCAGCGGAACATTGTCACGCGGTCCTTGGGAACGTCCGAGAACAGTTACCCAGACCTGGACATTTTGACATGGCATCCGGGAGACGCGCTTTTGTTATGCTCTGATGGGCTTTCCAACCTGGTGGGTTCAGACGAATTGTCCACCCACCTTGCGCAAGCTGCGTCGGTCACCTCGCAGGACGAGATTGAACGAATTGCGGACAGTCTGCTCAAGCTGGCGCTCGAACGCGGCGGGCCGGACAATATCACGTTGATTGTGGCTGCGCACGGAGACGGGGGCGGGCAGGCATGA
- a CDS encoding alpha/beta-type small acid-soluble spore protein: MAQGQKRNTPVVPNAIKALDQFKYEVASELGINPPQDGYWGTMTTRDTGAIGGHMVRKMVALAEQQLAGRQGF, from the coding sequence ATGGCGCAGGGACAGAAGAGAAACACGCCTGTCGTGCCAAACGCCATCAAGGCGCTGGATCAGTTCAAGTACGAAGTGGCTTCCGAACTGGGTATCAATCCGCCGCAGGATGGGTATTGGGGCACGATGACCACCCGTGACACTGGTGCGATTGGAGGCCACATGGTCCGCAAGATGGTTGCGTTGGCCGAACAGCAGCTCGCCGGACGCCAAGGTTTCTAA
- the rsgA gene encoding ribosome small subunit-dependent GTPase A, protein MPEGVVVRSLAGFFDVSDGDTVRRCRARGVFRKRGVTVLVGDRVTYEPMGAAEGVIQSVLPRTTELIRPPVANVDQALLVFSLVDPDFLPHLLDRMLVVVTAAGLRPAIVITKTDLADAKQVERVMRVYQAAGYDVCPTATKAGAGVDAVRTLLRGRVTVMAGPSGVGKSTLANALDPGLGVKMGEVSEKLGRGKHTTRHVELFKLAEDTYIVDAPGFSQLEIGLAPAEVRDYFPEFAAFAPACPYRGCLHMEEETCAVKDAVARGQIDETRYRSYAAFVQELREKEERRY, encoded by the coding sequence GTGCCGGAAGGCGTAGTCGTGCGCTCGCTCGCTGGTTTCTTTGATGTGTCGGACGGCGATACGGTGCGGCGTTGCCGCGCCCGAGGCGTGTTCCGCAAACGCGGCGTGACCGTGCTCGTCGGCGACCGCGTCACGTATGAACCCATGGGTGCCGCAGAAGGGGTGATTCAGTCCGTGCTTCCGCGCACGACCGAGTTGATCCGCCCCCCTGTCGCCAATGTCGACCAGGCGCTGCTGGTGTTTTCGCTGGTCGATCCCGATTTTCTGCCGCACTTGCTCGACCGGATGCTGGTGGTGGTGACGGCTGCAGGACTGCGTCCTGCCATCGTGATCACCAAGACGGACCTGGCGGATGCCAAACAGGTGGAACGCGTGATGCGGGTGTACCAGGCTGCGGGTTACGACGTGTGTCCGACGGCAACCAAAGCCGGCGCGGGGGTGGACGCGGTGCGCACGCTGCTGCGCGGTCGGGTGACGGTGATGGCGGGTCCATCCGGCGTCGGGAAGTCCACCCTGGCCAACGCGCTGGACCCGGGGCTCGGCGTGAAAATGGGGGAAGTCAGCGAGAAGCTCGGGCGGGGGAAGCACACGACCCGGCACGTGGAGCTGTTCAAGCTGGCGGAGGATACCTACATTGTGGACGCCCCCGGCTTCAGCCAGCTGGAGATTGGCCTGGCGCCTGCTGAGGTACGCGATTATTTCCCGGAGTTCGCCGCGTTCGCACCGGCGTGTCCGTACCGGGGCTGCCTGCACATGGAAGAGGAAACGTGCGCGGTCAAGGATGCTGTGGCGCGCGGGCAAATCGACGAAACCCGCTACCGTTCTTATGCGGCCTTTGTTCAGGAACTGCGGGAAAAGGAGGAGCGAAGGTATTGA
- the rpe gene encoding ribulose-phosphate 3-epimerase has translation MIAPSILAADFANLAGEVDAVVAGGADWIHIDVMDGHFVPNLTMGPLVVSALRPRCARPLDVHLMILRPEQYIEAFVTAGADTVTVHCEATPHIHRVLQQIRSLGAKAGLALNPGTGLDVLDALMGEFDMLLLMTVNPGFGGQAFLPFVLRKIQQARQRLDAAGYRAVPIEVDGGITRDTIGSAARAGAEVFVAGSAIFSRSDRSAAVAELRQAAAGSNH, from the coding sequence ATTATCGCGCCGTCGATTCTGGCGGCTGACTTTGCCAATCTCGCGGGGGAGGTGGATGCGGTCGTGGCCGGGGGCGCCGACTGGATTCACATCGATGTGATGGACGGACACTTTGTGCCGAACCTCACGATGGGACCGTTGGTCGTCAGTGCGCTGCGTCCGCGGTGTGCCCGCCCGCTCGATGTGCACCTGATGATTCTGCGCCCGGAGCAGTACATCGAGGCGTTCGTCACCGCCGGCGCCGATACCGTCACCGTGCACTGCGAAGCGACGCCTCACATTCACCGCGTCTTGCAGCAGATTCGCAGCCTTGGGGCAAAGGCGGGGCTGGCGCTCAACCCGGGCACTGGACTCGATGTCCTCGACGCGCTGATGGGTGAGTTTGACATGCTGCTCCTGATGACCGTGAATCCTGGGTTTGGCGGCCAGGCATTTTTACCGTTCGTGCTGCGTAAGATTCAACAGGCGAGACAACGACTGGATGCAGCAGGGTACCGCGCTGTGCCAATTGAAGTGGACGGCGGTATCACCAGGGATACGATTGGCAGCGCAGCGCGGGCGGGTGCCGAGGTGTTTGTTGCGGGGTCCGCGATTTTCTCTCGGTCCGATCGCAGCGCGGCCGTGGCCGAACTCCGCCAGGCCGCAGCCGGTTCAAACCACTAG
- the asd gene encoding archaetidylserine decarboxylase (Phosphatidylserine decarboxylase is synthesized as a single chain precursor. Generation of the pyruvoyl active site from a Ser is coupled to cleavage of a Gly-Ser bond between the larger (beta) and smaller (alpha chains). It is an integral membrane protein.): MYKTMLRALPKQTLTAAVGSFSGHRASRFLIPWYVRHYQIDVSEAERPLPEYASLKDFFSRRLRPGVREVQPSGLISPVDGTVSELGRVEAGRLLQAKGCSYTLAALLGDARAAEPFYEGHYITLYLSPRDYHRIHMPVNGTVTRWRYIPGSLYPVNVSGVTHIDGLFTKNERLISFIESDRGSLAMVKVGATIVGSIRTPYGPAYAKPRQRQRHGILEGRPQLRLSRGEEVGYFEFGSTVILVMAPTVVSSFAVRAGDTVKMGETLAHLNPSIGVPMSE, encoded by the coding sequence ATGTACAAAACCATGCTTCGTGCACTTCCCAAGCAAACGTTGACAGCGGCCGTGGGGTCTTTTTCGGGGCATCGTGCCAGCCGGTTTCTCATTCCTTGGTATGTGCGTCATTATCAGATTGATGTGTCGGAAGCAGAACGGCCCCTGCCGGAGTATGCGTCATTAAAAGACTTTTTCAGCCGCCGGCTGCGGCCTGGCGTTCGCGAAGTTCAACCGAGCGGGCTCATTTCTCCGGTCGACGGTACCGTCAGTGAGTTAGGACGCGTGGAGGCCGGAAGGCTGCTGCAGGCCAAGGGGTGTTCCTACACCCTGGCAGCGCTGCTTGGGGACGCACGTGCGGCAGAGCCGTTTTACGAGGGGCACTACATTACGCTTTATCTGAGTCCGCGGGACTACCACCGGATCCACATGCCGGTGAATGGAACGGTGACCCGATGGAGGTATATTCCGGGCAGTCTGTACCCGGTCAACGTAAGCGGTGTCACCCACATCGACGGGCTGTTCACAAAAAACGAGCGGTTGATTTCCTTTATTGAGTCTGACCGCGGTTCGCTGGCGATGGTCAAAGTGGGGGCGACCATCGTCGGCAGTATTCGCACGCCTTACGGGCCTGCCTATGCCAAGCCGCGGCAGCGGCAGCGGCATGGTATTTTAGAAGGCCGTCCGCAGCTGCGGCTTTCGCGCGGCGAAGAAGTTGGCTATTTTGAGTTTGGGTCGACGGTCATTCTGGTGATGGCGCCGACGGTCGTGTCGTCCTTCGCCGTCCGCGCTGGCGATACGGTCAAAATGGGGGAAACCCTGGCACACCTCAATCCGTCGATCGGCGTACCGATGTCTGAATAG
- the rpmB gene encoding 50S ribosomal protein L28, with protein sequence MARRCEVCGKGPTTGNQVSHSHILNKRRWLPNLQSVRVNVNGTVKRMRVCTRCLKAGKVVRAV encoded by the coding sequence ATGGCAAGACGTTGCGAAGTTTGTGGAAAGGGACCGACGACCGGGAACCAGGTGAGCCACTCGCACATCCTGAACAAGCGTCGTTGGCTGCCGAATCTGCAGTCTGTTCGTGTCAATGTCAATGGAACCGTGAAACGGATGCGCGTATGCACACGCTGCCTGAAAGCAGGCAAAGTTGTTCGTGCGGTATAA
- the spoVM gene encoding stage V sporulation protein SpoVM, whose product MKFYTIKLPRFLGGIVKAFIGAITKD is encoded by the coding sequence TTGAAGTTCTACACCATCAAGCTTCCCAGATTCCTGGGGGGAATTGTGAAAGCATTCATTGGAGCGATCACAAAGGACTGA